In Armatimonadota bacterium, the genomic window TCGGGCCCGGGAGAGGTTGTAGCCCAGCCCCTTGAAGCGCTCGTCGTAGGCCCAGGAGGTGGGCGGGATGGGACCTTCGGCCACGACGCCGCGCCCGGGCCAGACGACGTCCACGATCTTCTGCTTGTCGATGGCGTGGGCGATGGCCTGTCGGACGCGCACATCGTCGAAGGGCTTCACCGACGTGTTGAAGGCCAGAAGGCGGTAGTTGGTCCCCACCACCTCGTGGAGGTTGACGAGCAGACTGACGCGCAGCCGTCGGAGGTCCTGCGCCGGAATCCCGGCGATGAGGTCCAGGCCCCCCGACTCCAGCTCCGCCAGACGGACGCTGGCCTCCGGAATGAAGCGGAAGATGAGCCGATCCAGGGACGGCCGTCCCGCGTAGTAGTCGGGGTTGGCCTCCAGCACAATCCGCTCCTCGGGCACCCACTCCACCCACCGGTACGGCCCGGTACCCACGGGACGGCGGGCGAACTCCCGGCCCAGCCGGGAGTGGGCGGCTCTGGGCAGGATGTAGGCGGATGTGGCCAGGTTGGTGAGAATCGGCACGAAGGGGGCGCGGGTGGTGATGCGGACGGTGTGCCGATCCACGGCCTCCACCAAGGAGATCTGCGCCAGCGACCCGCGCTGCGGCGAGCGGGTCTCAGGGTTCAGGATGCGGTCGATCGTGTATTTCACATCGTCCGCCGTGAACTCCGTCCCGTCGTGAAACCGCACATTCTGCCGCAGTTTGAAGGTCCAGATCTTGCCGTCGGCCGACGGCGTCCACGACTCCGCCAGGGCGGGCTGCAGGCCTCCCTGGGGATCGAGCATGACCAGCCCTTCCAGGACGTGGGAGTACACCTGCTGGGAGTAGAGGTCGGTGGACAGCGCCGCATCCATCGTGGTCGGCGCCGACTCCATCCCGATGCGCAGCGTTCCCCCCGACGTCGGCGCGGGCGCGGCGGGGACGCGCCAGCTCAGCACCACGACTGCGGCCAGGGCCAGGCTGATCCGCCACTTCATCTCACCACCACCTCCTGCCCGTGTGGCGCGGGCGATCGCGGGCGGGGACCGATCCACCGGCGTGAGCGCTGCCGCGCCTCGCGGCTCCTCCGAGGCGGGAGGCCCCGCACTTCGATGACCCCTCGGAGGCTCGCGCTACCGTTCGAGGCAGGCGAGGCGGTATCCTCTGCCCAGGCGTCGATGGCGTGGGAACGTGCCGGGTGCGCGGCCCGCCGTTGCCGTCTCCGCGTTGCGGCTCACGGCGCCGGCGTCGCCCGTCGCGCCTCCCGGACGTGAGGCAGGTTGAGGACGATCGCCAGAGACAGGAGCGCCAGGAGCGCCGCCAGGGCCGGAACCCTCCAGAAGACCCGGAACAACGCCGTGCCCCCGGCGCTCAGGGCTCCGCCCAGCACCGCCCCCATCAGCGCGGCGCCCACGGAGCCGCCGAAGTTGCGGGCGAACTGCAGCAAACCGGTCACGATCCCCAGGACCTGCGGGCCGGCCTCCTCCTGGGCGCTCACCAGCAACGCCAGCATGATCGCCCCCATACCCAGGCCGGCCAGCAGACCGCTGCCGCCCAGGACCCACAGGGCGCTGCCCGGTGCCGCCGCCCACAGGCCGAATCCGGTGACCATCGTTGCGGCCCCGATCACGGACAGCGGACGCGGCCCGAGGTCCGGCAACCACCGCGCCGACCAGATACTGGCCACCGTCCATCCCACCGTCATCGGCGCCAGCAGGGCGCCGGCGCCGGTGGCGCTCTGCCCGCGCGCCGCCTGCCCGAACAGCGGCAGAAAGGCCGCGCTGCCGAAGAAGGCCATGCCGGCCAGCAGATTGCCCGCCAGGGCCCGACCGATCAGCGGGTGGCGGACGGCGTCGAAGGGGATCAGCGGCGTGACCCGGCGACCGTCCAGCAGGAAGAAGACTCCCAGCAGAACCACTCCGATCAGGTCGAGGAGCGGGACGTGCCTTTGGATCCCGTACACCAGCAACCCGGCGCCGCAGGCGAACAGCACCGCGCCGGCGAGGTTCAGCTCGGAGGGCCTGCGCGGAATCTGATCCCGGTAGGTGCGCGCGATCAGGGTCATGGCGACGAGGGCGAAAGGGATGTTGAGGTAGAATACCCATCGCCACGACATCCGGTCGGTGATGAATCCGCCGACCAGCGGGCCGACCAGACCCGAGATCCCCCACACCCCGCTGATGAACCCCTGGACGCGCGCCCGCTCCCGCATCGGGTAGAGCTCTCCAATCATGGTGAAGGTCAGCGCCAAGAGACCGCCCGCGCCCAGACCCTGGAGGCTGCGGGCCCAGATCAGCTGGTGCATCGTCTGGGACGCGCCGCTCAGGGCCGACCCGACCAGGAAGCCCCCGGTGGCCACCAGGTACAGGCGGCGGCGGCCGGACAGATCTGAGGCGCGTCCCCACAGGGGGCCGCTGACCGTGGCCAGCAACAGGTACAGGGAGAAGGGCAGACTGTACAGCTCCTGGCCGCCCAGGTCGGCGATGACCCGGGGCATCGCCGTCGCCACCACGGTGGCTTCGATCGCCGCGAGGAAGAGCCCCAACAGCAGGCCGAGAAACGTCCGGTTCATGCTGGATGGATGGTGTCTTTGAGGTCCGGCGCGTGGCGGACCAGGCGGCGGATCTATCCCCGACGCCGCCGGGCCAGCTCCCGCCGCACCTCGTCCAGCCCGACCCCGCGGGACGCCAGCAGGACCATGGTGTGGAAGACCAGGTCCGCCGCCTCCTCGACCACGCGCTGGCGGGACTCCTGACGGCCGGCGCGGATGAGCTCCGCCGACTCCTCGGTTACTTTGGCGGCGATCGCCTCCTGTCCTGCGGCCAGCAGCGCTGCGGTGTACGACCCCGCGGGACGCTCTGCGGCCCGTGCGCCGATGACCGCGAACAGGGTATCGAAGATGTCGGCGGCCGGCGCCTCGCGCACGCCACCGTCCAGATCGCGGAAGAAACACGCGGGATGGCCGGTGTGGCAGGCCGGGCCCTGCTGGTCGACCACCAGGAGCAGCGCATCGCCGTCGCAGTCGATGCGGATCTCCCGGACGCGCTGCGTGTGACCGCTCTCTTCCCCCTTCCGCCACAGGCGGCCGCGAGACCGGCTCCAGTACCAGGCCTGGCCCGTGGCCACCGTCCGGGCCAGCGCCTCCCGGTTCATGTAGGCCAGCATCAGCACCCTCCCGGTCGTGGCCTCCTGGGCCACGACCGGGACCAGACCGCCGGCGTCGAAGTGGACCTCCCTCACGCCAGCCTCACCGGCACGCCGCACCCCCGCAGGTAGCGCTTGACCTCCGCAATGCGCAGCTCTCCCCGGTGGAAGACGCCCGCCGCCAGGGCCGCATCCGCCTGCCCATCGGTCAGCACCTCGTAGAAGTGGGCCGGCGTCCCGGCGCCGCCGGAGGCGACCACCGGGACCGGCACCGCCGCGCTCACGGTCCTGGTCAGCGCCAGGTCGTAGCCGTCCCGTGTCCCGTCCCGGTCGATGCTGGTGAGCAGGATCTCGCCCGCCCCGAGTTCGGCGGCACGGACGGCCCAGTCCTCGGCATCCAGGCCGGCGGGGATGCGCCCGCCGTGGGTGTAGACCTCCCAGCGCGGGCGCGAACCGTTCAAAGACGCCTTCGCGTCGATGGCCACGACGACGCACTGGCTGCCGAACCGCTCCGCGGCCTCCTGGATCAGCGCGGGCCGCCGCACGGCGGCGGTGTTCACCGCGACCTTGTCCGCCCCCGCCAGCAGCAGACGCCGAATGTCCTCCACCTCGCGGATTCCCCCGCCCACGGTCAGGGGGATCCGGAGCACCTCGGCCGTCCTGTGGACGACCTCGAGCATTGCGGCCCGGCCCTCGACCGACGCGGTGATGTCGAGAACGACGATCTCGTCCGCCCCGGCCCGATCGTAGGCCCGGGCCAGGGCAACCGGGTCGCCCGCGTCCCGCAGGCGGACGAAGCGGACGCCCTTGACCACCCGGCCGGCGGCCACATCCAGGCAGGGGATGATCCGTCTGGTCAGCATGCCGGCACGCCCCACCGCCCCAGGGCGCGGTCCAGATGGATGCGTTCCTCGTACAGCGCCCGTCCGACGATGACCCCCTCCACGCCGGTCCGGGCCACCGCCTCCAGGTCCTCTTCCGACGCCACGCCGCCGGCCGCAATGACCGGCGCGCCGGCCGTCGAGACGAAACGGCGGAGCGCCTCCACATCGGGCCCGGACAGCGCGCCGTCCCGGGCGATCTCCGTGTAGACGAAGCGCCGGATCCCCCGGGCCCGCAGGTGCGCGGCCAACGCCGCGGCGTCCGTGTCCGTCTGCCGCCGCCATCCCCGCAGGGCCACCTTCCCCTGCCGGACGTCGATCGAGACGGCGACCCGCTCGCCCAGGGCAGCGAGCCTCGGGGCGAGCCGGACGGCCGCCGTGCCGACCACGACGCGGGCGGCTCCGGCGGCGAAGGCGGCCTCGATGTCGTCCATCGTCCGGAACCCCCCGCCGGTCTGCACGCGGGCGCCGAGCCTGCAGATCTCCTGCAGCAGGTCGAGATGCACGGGCCGGCCGGCGAAGGCCCCGTCCAGATCGACCACATGGAGCCAGGGAGCGCCCGACGCCACCCACCGCCCGGCCCAGGCCACCGGGTCGTCGCCGTAGTCCAGGCGCCGAGAGGCGTCTCCCTGCACCAGCCGCACCGCGCGCCCCTTCCGGATGTCGATCGCCGGAATGACCAGCATCAGGAGCCGAACCCGGAGGCCGCCGCAACGCTGCGGAGCACGTTGCGGAGCAGCCGCTCGCCCGCGGCCCCGCTCTTCTCCGGGTGGAACTGCAGCCCGATCAGCCGCCCGCGCTGCACGATGGCGGGGACCTCCATGCCGTAGGACGTCACGGCCACGACGTCGGCGGCATCGCCGGGAATCGCCGCGTAGGAGTGGACGAAGTAGACGTGGGTGCCGGCGGCCACCCCGTCGACCAGGGGCGACGCACGGCGGATGAAGAGCTGGTTCCAGCCCATGTGGGGGACCTTCACGTTTCCGGGCAGGCGCCGGACGCTGCCCGGGAGCAGACCGAACCCGCGCACCTCTCCGCCTTCTTCACTCCCCTCGTACAGCAGCTGCATCCCCAGGCACACACCGACCAGCGGCGTCCCCAGCTCCACCTGCGTCCGGATCCACTCCGCGAGGCCCGTGGCGACAAGCCAGCGCATCGCCGCGGCGTACGCTCCGACGCCGGGGAGCACCAGGGCGGTGTACTCGCCCTTGGCCGGAGGGCGATCGATCAAGACCGCCTCGGCGCCCGCCGCCCGCAGCGCCCGCGAAATGCTCTGCAGGTTTCCGGCTTCGTAGTCGATAACGCCCACCCTCATCGCGTGGCTCCTCAGAGCACGCCCTTCGTCGAAGGAATGGCTCCGCCGACGATGCGTGTGGCCCGGTGGAGGACGACGCCGGTCCCCTTGAACGCCGCCTCGAGGATGTGGTGCGCGCTGCGCCCCGCGACCCGCACCAGGTGCAGCGTGATCGCGGCGTGTGCGGTGAAAGCGCGGAAGAACTCCTCCCCCAGATCGGCGGGGAAGGTCCCCAGCCGGACCGGTCCGAGGGCCAGGTCGTAGCGGAGGAAGGGGCGGCCGCTGACGTCCAGCGCAGCCAGCACCAGGGCGTCGTCCATGGGCGCATGCAGCGAGGCGAACCGCGCGATCCCCTCTCCCGTCCCCAGGGCCCGGCGGAGGGCCTGCCCCAGAACGATGCCCACGTCTTCCACCGTGTGGTGGGCGTCGACCTCGAGATCCCCCCGCCCCTCCACCTGCAGATCGAAGCGGCCGTGGCGTCCGAGCTGTTCCAGCATGTGATCGAAGAAGGGCACCCCCGTGCGGATGGAAACGTCGCCGCCGCCGTCGAGATCCAGGCGGATGCGGATCGAGGTCTCCGCCGTCTCGCGTTCCACCTCCGCCCGCCGCGTCACCGCAGATCCTCCAGGGCCCGGGCCAGCGCGCCCAGGAATCGATCGTTGTCCTCGGGGGTACCGATGGTGACCCGCAGACAGCGATCCAGCAGGGGCTGGCCGGAGACGTCGCGGACCAGCACGCCGTCCCCCAGCA contains:
- the hisF gene encoding imidazole glycerol phosphate synthase subunit HisF, which translates into the protein MLTRRIIPCLDVAAGRVVKGVRFVRLRDAGDPVALARAYDRAGADEIVVLDITASVEGRAAMLEVVHRTAEVLRIPLTVGGGIREVEDIRRLLLAGADKVAVNTAAVRRPALIQEAAERFGSQCVVVAIDAKASLNGSRPRWEVYTHGGRIPAGLDAEDWAVRAAELGAGEILLTSIDRDGTRDGYDLALTRTVSAAVPVPVVASGGAGTPAHFYEVLTDGQADAALAAGVFHRGELRIAEVKRYLRGCGVPVRLA
- the hisA gene encoding 1-(5-phosphoribosyl)-5-[(5-phosphoribosylamino)methylideneamino]imidazole-4-carboxamide isomerase encodes the protein MLVIPAIDIRKGRAVRLVQGDASRRLDYGDDPVAWAGRWVASGAPWLHVVDLDGAFAGRPVHLDLLQEICRLGARVQTGGGFRTMDDIEAAFAAGAARVVVGTAAVRLAPRLAALGERVAVSIDVRQGKVALRGWRRQTDTDAAALAAHLRARGIRRFVYTEIARDGALSGPDVEALRRFVSTAGAPVIAAGGVASEEDLEAVARTGVEGVIVGRALYEERIHLDRALGRWGVPAC
- the hisIE gene encoding bifunctional phosphoribosyl-AMP cyclohydrolase/phosphoribosyl-ATP diphosphatase HisIE — protein: MREVHFDAGGLVPVVAQEATTGRVLMLAYMNREALARTVATGQAWYWSRSRGRLWRKGEESGHTQRVREIRIDCDGDALLLVVDQQGPACHTGHPACFFRDLDGGVREAPAADIFDTLFAVIGARAAERPAGSYTAALLAAGQEAIAAKVTEESAELIRAGRQESRQRVVEEAADLVFHTMVLLASRGVGLDEVRRELARRRRG
- the hisB gene encoding imidazoleglycerol-phosphate dehydratase HisB yields the protein MTRRAEVERETAETSIRIRLDLDGGGDVSIRTGVPFFDHMLEQLGRHGRFDLQVEGRGDLEVDAHHTVEDVGIVLGQALRRALGTGEGIARFASLHAPMDDALVLAALDVSGRPFLRYDLALGPVRLGTFPADLGEEFFRAFTAHAAITLHLVRVAGRSAHHILEAAFKGTGVVLHRATRIVGGAIPSTKGVL
- a CDS encoding MFS transporter, with the translated sequence MNRTFLGLLLGLFLAAIEATVVATAMPRVIADLGGQELYSLPFSLYLLLATVSGPLWGRASDLSGRRRLYLVATGGFLVGSALSGASQTMHQLIWARSLQGLGAGGLLALTFTMIGELYPMRERARVQGFISGVWGISGLVGPLVGGFITDRMSWRWVFYLNIPFALVAMTLIARTYRDQIPRRPSELNLAGAVLFACGAGLLVYGIQRHVPLLDLIGVVLLGVFFLLDGRRVTPLIPFDAVRHPLIGRALAGNLLAGMAFFGSAAFLPLFGQAARGQSATGAGALLAPMTVGWTVASIWSARWLPDLGPRPLSVIGAATMVTGFGLWAAAPGSALWVLGGSGLLAGLGMGAIMLALLVSAQEEAGPQVLGIVTGLLQFARNFGGSVGAALMGAVLGGALSAGGTALFRVFWRVPALAALLALLSLAIVLNLPHVREARRATPAP
- a CDS encoding ABC transporter substrate-binding protein; the protein is MKWRISLALAAVVVLSWRVPAAPAPTSGGTLRIGMESAPTTMDAALSTDLYSQQVYSHVLEGLVMLDPQGGLQPALAESWTPSADGKIWTFKLRQNVRFHDGTEFTADDVKYTIDRILNPETRSPQRGSLAQISLVEAVDRHTVRITTRAPFVPILTNLATSAYILPRAAHSRLGREFARRPVGTGPYRWVEWVPEERIVLEANPDYYAGRPSLDRLIFRFIPEASVRLAELESGGLDLIAGIPAQDLRRLRVSLLVNLHEVVGTNYRLLAFNTSVKPFDDVRVRQAIAHAIDKQKIVDVVWPGRGVVAEGPIPPTSWAYDERFKGLGYNLSRARQLMAEAGQGGGFEMNYLISATEELQREVPLIIDMLKQINVTVKVTAVDFPTLLDRLLKTNYDTLRVGWTTNPEPDSLLYSPFHSSAIGGFNFTKFRNARVDELLDRARTVTDARERIRIYREAQRLIVQEAPMVFLFHEKRTYATRKAVQGFKPHVSGWIVLKTPYGIDVKMGTGR
- the hisH gene encoding imidazole glycerol phosphate synthase subunit HisH; this encodes MRVGVIDYEAGNLQSISRALRAAGAEAVLIDRPPAKGEYTALVLPGVGAYAAAMRWLVATGLAEWIRTQVELGTPLVGVCLGMQLLYEGSEEGGEVRGFGLLPGSVRRLPGNVKVPHMGWNQLFIRRASPLVDGVAAGTHVYFVHSYAAIPGDAADVVAVTSYGMEVPAIVQRGRLIGLQFHPEKSGAAGERLLRNVLRSVAAASGFGS